One genomic window of Aptenodytes patagonicus chromosome 3, bAptPat1.pri.cur, whole genome shotgun sequence includes the following:
- the COL10A1 gene encoding collagen alpha-1(X) chain isoform X1 gives MHLQISLLLLFCLNIVHGSDGYFSERYQKQSSIKGPHFLPFNVKSQGVQVRGEQGPPGPPGPVGPRGQPGPAGKPGFGSPGPQGPPGPPGPPGFSAVGKPGMPGLPGKPGDRGLNGEKGEAGPVGLPGARGPQGPPGTPGPAGLSAPGKPGPQGPPGAQGPRGIPGEKGEPGIPGINGQKGENGFGVPGRPGNRGLPGPQGPRGLPGPAGVGKPGENGLPGQPGMKGDRGLPGAPGAAGIPGPQGPPGEPGEAGVGKPGPMGPPGAVGIPGAKGHPGPAGLPGSPGLPGFGKPGLPGMKGHRGPEGPPGLPGPKGDQGPAGMPGEPGPAGPPGNMGPQGHKGLPGENGLPGPKGDMGPAGPPGFTGAKGERGLPGLEGKPGYPGEQGLAGPKGHPGFPGPKGDTGHAGLPGLPGPMGPQGVKGVPGINGEPGPRGPSGIPGIRGPIGPPGLPGAPGAKGEPGTPGLPGPAGISTKGLSGPMGPPGPPGPKGNNGEPGLPGPPGPPGPPGQAAIPQMPESYIKAGESRELSGMSFMKGVNQALTGMPVSAFSVILSKAYPGATVPIKFDKILYNRQQHYDPRTGIFTCRIPGLYYFSYHVHAKGTNVWVALYKNGSPLMYTYDEYKKGYLDQASGSAVIDLMENDQVWLQLPNSESNGLYSSDYVHSSFSGFLFAHI, from the coding sequence GTGTGCAGGTAAGGGGTGAACAAGGACCCCCTGGTCCCCCAGGCCCTGTTGGACCAAGAGGACAACCAGGTCCTGCAGGAAAGCCAGGGTTTGGAAGTCCTGGTCCCCAAGGTCCCCCTGGTCCCCCAGGACCACCTGGATTCTCTGCAGTTGGAAAGCCAGGCATGCCAGGCCTACCAGGAAAGCCAGGAGACAGAGGACTAAATGGTGAGAAAGGAGAAGCTGGACCTGTTGGGCTCCCAGGCGCAAGAGGGCCACAAGGaccacctggcactcctggcccTGCAGGACTGTCTGCTCCTGGCAAGCCAGGACCACAAGGCCCTCCAGGAGCTCAAGGGCCGAGGGGCATCCCTGGCGAGAAGGGAGAGCCAGGTATCCCTGGTATAAACGGacaaaagggagaaaatggaTTCGGCGTTCCAGGCCGCCCGGGTAACAGGGGTCTTCCAGGCCCGCAGGGGCCCCGGGGCCTCCCCGGTCCTGCTGGGGTAGGGAAGCCTGGCGAAAACGGTCTTCCAGGTCAGCCAGGTATGAAAGGTGACAGAGGTCTACCAGGCGCACCCGGAGCGGCTGGTATCCCAggtccccagggtcccccagGAGAACCTGGAGAAGCTGGTGTCGGCAAGCCTGGGCCAATGGGACCACCAGGAGCAGTAGGCATCCCTGGAGCCAAGGGACACCCCGGACCTGCAGGCTTGCCTGGATCCCCAGGTCTTCCAGGTTTCGGAAAACCAGGATTGCCGGGGATGAAGGGACACAGAGGGCCTGAAGGTCCTCCTGGCCTTCCAGGACCTAAAGGAGACCAAGGCCCAGCTGGTATGCCAGGAGAACCAGGGCCTGCCGGGCCACCAGGGAACATGGGCCCTCAAGGACACAAAGGCTTGCCTGGTGAGAACGGCCTACCGGGACCCAAAGGCGACATGGGACCTGCAGGCCCCCCGGGATTCACAGGAGCCAAGGGTGAACGAGGTCTACCAGGATTAGAGGGAAAACCAGGATACCCAGGCGAGCAGGGTCTTGCTGGTCCTAAGGGACACCCTGGTTTCCCAGGTCCAAAAGGCGACACTGGCCACGCTGGGCTACCTGGCTTGCCTGGTCCAATGGGTCCACAAGGAGTTAAGGGAGTGCCAGGGATCAATGGTGAGCCAGGCCCTAGAGGGCCTTCAGGAATACCTGGGATCAGAGGCCCCATCGGCCCCCCTGGCCTGCCAGGAGCCCCTGGGGCAAAAGGTGAGCCAGGAACACCAGGACTGCCAGGCCCAGCAGGGATTTCTACGAAAGGCTTAAGCGGACCCATGGGACCACCTGGACCCCCCGGGCCTAAAGGCAACAATGGAGAGCCTGGCTTGCCAGGCCCCCCAGGTCCTCCTGGTCCCCCCGGCCAAGCCGCAATTCCACAGATGCCTGAAAGCTACATTAAAGCAGGAGAGTCTCGGGAGCTATCAGGAATGTCTTTCATGAAAGGAGTAAACCAAGCTCTTACAGGGATGCCAGTGTCTGCTTTCAGTGTCATCCTCTCAAAAGCCTACCCTGGGGCAACAGTCCCCATCAAATTTGATAAAATCTTGTACAATAGGCAGCAACACTATGACCCCAGAACAGGAATCTTCACCTGCAGGATCCCTGGACTGTACTATTTCTCCTACCATGTACATGCAAAAGGAACAAATGTTTGGGTTGCACTCTACAAAAATGGTTCCCCACTCATGTACACTTATGATGAGTACAAGAAAGGATACCTTGACCAGGCTTCTGGCAGTGCTGTTATCGATCTCATGGAGAACGATCAAGTATGGCTCCAACTGCCCAATTCAGAATCGAATGGTCTGTATTCCTCTGACTATGTTCACTCTTCTTTCTCAGGTTTCCTATTTGCTCATATCTAA
- the COL10A1 gene encoding collagen alpha-1(X) chain isoform X2, translating into MPVHLLPLSEVRGEQGPPGPPGPVGPRGQPGPAGKPGFGSPGPQGPPGPPGPPGFSAVGKPGMPGLPGKPGDRGLNGEKGEAGPVGLPGARGPQGPPGTPGPAGLSAPGKPGPQGPPGAQGPRGIPGEKGEPGIPGINGQKGENGFGVPGRPGNRGLPGPQGPRGLPGPAGVGKPGENGLPGQPGMKGDRGLPGAPGAAGIPGPQGPPGEPGEAGVGKPGPMGPPGAVGIPGAKGHPGPAGLPGSPGLPGFGKPGLPGMKGHRGPEGPPGLPGPKGDQGPAGMPGEPGPAGPPGNMGPQGHKGLPGENGLPGPKGDMGPAGPPGFTGAKGERGLPGLEGKPGYPGEQGLAGPKGHPGFPGPKGDTGHAGLPGLPGPMGPQGVKGVPGINGEPGPRGPSGIPGIRGPIGPPGLPGAPGAKGEPGTPGLPGPAGISTKGLSGPMGPPGPPGPKGNNGEPGLPGPPGPPGPPGQAAIPQMPESYIKAGESRELSGMSFMKGVNQALTGMPVSAFSVILSKAYPGATVPIKFDKILYNRQQHYDPRTGIFTCRIPGLYYFSYHVHAKGTNVWVALYKNGSPLMYTYDEYKKGYLDQASGSAVIDLMENDQVWLQLPNSESNGLYSSDYVHSSFSGFLFAHI; encoded by the coding sequence GTAAGGGGTGAACAAGGACCCCCTGGTCCCCCAGGCCCTGTTGGACCAAGAGGACAACCAGGTCCTGCAGGAAAGCCAGGGTTTGGAAGTCCTGGTCCCCAAGGTCCCCCTGGTCCCCCAGGACCACCTGGATTCTCTGCAGTTGGAAAGCCAGGCATGCCAGGCCTACCAGGAAAGCCAGGAGACAGAGGACTAAATGGTGAGAAAGGAGAAGCTGGACCTGTTGGGCTCCCAGGCGCAAGAGGGCCACAAGGaccacctggcactcctggcccTGCAGGACTGTCTGCTCCTGGCAAGCCAGGACCACAAGGCCCTCCAGGAGCTCAAGGGCCGAGGGGCATCCCTGGCGAGAAGGGAGAGCCAGGTATCCCTGGTATAAACGGacaaaagggagaaaatggaTTCGGCGTTCCAGGCCGCCCGGGTAACAGGGGTCTTCCAGGCCCGCAGGGGCCCCGGGGCCTCCCCGGTCCTGCTGGGGTAGGGAAGCCTGGCGAAAACGGTCTTCCAGGTCAGCCAGGTATGAAAGGTGACAGAGGTCTACCAGGCGCACCCGGAGCGGCTGGTATCCCAggtccccagggtcccccagGAGAACCTGGAGAAGCTGGTGTCGGCAAGCCTGGGCCAATGGGACCACCAGGAGCAGTAGGCATCCCTGGAGCCAAGGGACACCCCGGACCTGCAGGCTTGCCTGGATCCCCAGGTCTTCCAGGTTTCGGAAAACCAGGATTGCCGGGGATGAAGGGACACAGAGGGCCTGAAGGTCCTCCTGGCCTTCCAGGACCTAAAGGAGACCAAGGCCCAGCTGGTATGCCAGGAGAACCAGGGCCTGCCGGGCCACCAGGGAACATGGGCCCTCAAGGACACAAAGGCTTGCCTGGTGAGAACGGCCTACCGGGACCCAAAGGCGACATGGGACCTGCAGGCCCCCCGGGATTCACAGGAGCCAAGGGTGAACGAGGTCTACCAGGATTAGAGGGAAAACCAGGATACCCAGGCGAGCAGGGTCTTGCTGGTCCTAAGGGACACCCTGGTTTCCCAGGTCCAAAAGGCGACACTGGCCACGCTGGGCTACCTGGCTTGCCTGGTCCAATGGGTCCACAAGGAGTTAAGGGAGTGCCAGGGATCAATGGTGAGCCAGGCCCTAGAGGGCCTTCAGGAATACCTGGGATCAGAGGCCCCATCGGCCCCCCTGGCCTGCCAGGAGCCCCTGGGGCAAAAGGTGAGCCAGGAACACCAGGACTGCCAGGCCCAGCAGGGATTTCTACGAAAGGCTTAAGCGGACCCATGGGACCACCTGGACCCCCCGGGCCTAAAGGCAACAATGGAGAGCCTGGCTTGCCAGGCCCCCCAGGTCCTCCTGGTCCCCCCGGCCAAGCCGCAATTCCACAGATGCCTGAAAGCTACATTAAAGCAGGAGAGTCTCGGGAGCTATCAGGAATGTCTTTCATGAAAGGAGTAAACCAAGCTCTTACAGGGATGCCAGTGTCTGCTTTCAGTGTCATCCTCTCAAAAGCCTACCCTGGGGCAACAGTCCCCATCAAATTTGATAAAATCTTGTACAATAGGCAGCAACACTATGACCCCAGAACAGGAATCTTCACCTGCAGGATCCCTGGACTGTACTATTTCTCCTACCATGTACATGCAAAAGGAACAAATGTTTGGGTTGCACTCTACAAAAATGGTTCCCCACTCATGTACACTTATGATGAGTACAAGAAAGGATACCTTGACCAGGCTTCTGGCAGTGCTGTTATCGATCTCATGGAGAACGATCAAGTATGGCTCCAACTGCCCAATTCAGAATCGAATGGTCTGTATTCCTCTGACTATGTTCACTCTTCTTTCTCAGGTTTCCTATTTGCTCATATCTAA